A portion of the Natrinema salaciae genome contains these proteins:
- the trpB gene encoding tryptophan synthase subunit beta, whose translation METGGFEGYGGRHVPEPLREPLEELAAAYDDVATTDAFQSELRGLLEEFAGRPTPLYYARNLSERYGADIYLKREDLLHGGAHKINNCLGQALLAKRAGRDRLIAETGAGQHGTATAMVGALLGLETEIYMGRKDVERQEMNVFRMRLMGAEVNEVTRGDEGLADAVDAALEDFAENVEDTHYLVGSVVGPDPFPRMVRDFQSVIGREAREQIRERTGALPDAAVACVGGGSNAIGLFHAFRDDPVDFYGAEGGGEGPDSSRHAAPLASGTDDVIHGMKTRVIDDDVEVHSVSAGLDYPGVGPEHAMYRAVGRCEYTGVTDDEALAAFRELSETEGIIPALESSHAIARAIDLAEAGEHDTILVSLSGRGDKDMETAAATFDL comes from the coding sequence ATGGAAACCGGAGGATTCGAGGGATACGGCGGGCGACACGTACCGGAGCCGCTGCGAGAACCGCTCGAAGAGCTAGCCGCGGCGTACGACGACGTCGCGACCACCGACGCGTTCCAATCGGAGCTGCGCGGCCTGCTCGAGGAGTTCGCCGGTCGCCCGACCCCGCTGTACTACGCGCGCAACCTGAGCGAGCGCTACGGGGCCGACATCTACCTCAAGCGCGAGGATCTGCTCCACGGCGGGGCGCACAAGATCAACAACTGTCTGGGGCAGGCCCTGCTCGCCAAACGAGCCGGTCGCGACAGACTGATCGCCGAGACCGGGGCCGGCCAGCACGGGACCGCGACCGCGATGGTCGGTGCCCTGCTCGGCCTCGAGACGGAGATCTACATGGGGAGGAAAGACGTCGAGCGCCAGGAGATGAACGTCTTCCGGATGCGGCTGATGGGAGCCGAGGTCAACGAGGTCACTCGCGGCGACGAGGGGCTGGCCGACGCCGTCGACGCGGCGCTCGAGGACTTCGCCGAGAACGTCGAGGACACCCACTACCTGGTGGGCAGCGTCGTGGGTCCCGATCCGTTCCCGCGGATGGTTCGGGACTTCCAGAGCGTCATCGGCCGGGAGGCCCGCGAACAGATCCGAGAGCGGACCGGAGCACTCCCCGACGCGGCGGTCGCCTGCGTCGGCGGCGGCTCGAACGCGATCGGCCTCTTCCACGCGTTCCGCGACGATCCCGTCGATTTCTACGGTGCCGAGGGCGGCGGAGAGGGTCCGGACTCGAGCCGACACGCCGCCCCGCTCGCGTCGGGAACGGACGACGTCATCCACGGCATGAAGACGCGCGTCATCGACGACGACGTCGAGGTCCACTCCGTTTCGGCGGGGCTGGACTACCCCGGCGTCGGCCCCGAACACGCCATGTACCGGGCCGTCGGTCGCTGCGAATACACGGGCGTCACCGACGACGAGGCGCTCGCGGCGTTCCGCGAGCTGAGCGAGACGGAGGGGATCATCCCCGCGCTCGAGTCCAGTCACGCGATCGCTCGCGCGATCGACCTCGCCGAAGCGGGCGAGCACGACACGATCCTCGTGAGCCTCTCGGGTCGCGGCGACAAGGACATGGAGACGGCGGCGGCGACGTTCGACCTTTGA
- a CDS encoding HIT family protein: MHDDCEFCRIVAGNRSAHVLHEDEETVAFLDANPAVKGHSLVVPRSHEEDVLTIDEPTSTAVFETVRTVANALERTLEPSGFSVFHTTGPLVGTVDHAHVHLVPRFEGDDVMLSLSRERLDPDDATRLRDRVRAHL; encoded by the coding sequence ATGCACGACGACTGTGAGTTCTGTCGAATCGTCGCCGGAAACCGATCGGCGCACGTTCTCCACGAAGACGAGGAAACGGTCGCGTTTCTCGACGCGAATCCGGCCGTGAAGGGACACAGTCTCGTCGTACCGCGGAGCCACGAGGAAGACGTCCTGACGATCGACGAACCGACCTCGACGGCCGTCTTCGAGACGGTGCGGACCGTCGCGAACGCACTGGAGAGGACGCTCGAGCCGAGCGGGTTCAGCGTCTTTCACACGACCGGTCCGCTGGTCGGGACCGTCGACCACGCGCACGTGCATCTCGTCCCCCGCTTCGAGGGCGACGACGTGATGCTCTCGCTCTCGCGGGAGCGGCTCGATCCCGACGACGCGACGCGACTGCGAGACCGCGTTCGAGCACACCTCTGA